The Flavobacterium psychrotrophum region TAAAACTGCTCTCGGGAAGTTTGTTCCTCATAGCTAATTGGTGAATTTTGAAGTTCTATAACCAATCCATAGCTAGTTTTTACATCCGCTCTATGTATCTCGCCTGACTGTAAATCGGTGTGAGTTACTTCTTGCCAGTCATTGGGAAATTGATTTTTCCAGTTCCTGTGCCACAGAGTTTCATTTTCCCACCATGAGTCACACTCTATCAAAGAAACATGAGACCAATGATGCACTATGCGAGACCCACATTTTGCTTTCGTTGGTGCACCACAGCATTCACATACGCCTGCACCCCCTTTAAAAGCTGTTGTTCTTATGCCGTTTACTAGTGAAAATTTCATGCCTTTAATTACAATATAAACACCCTAAACTAGGTTAGGCTATTTAAATTTATTTTTAAATCTTTGTTATTGCCTTAATTATTAAAATTATTTACTATTTTTATTTAAAAACTTAAAGTTATGCTAGTAGATGACCCCAATTCTAATTCACAAGGTTCCGCACAAGATAATAATTCAAGCTCAAATCAAAATCCATATGGAAAAGATACAACTACATATGTTGAAAGAAGTGAAAACACTGATAATAGTGTAAACAAAAGTAGATAGCACAATATAACGCACTAGCAATTAAACCCCATATTATTAATTTGATAGATTTTTCATACTGTCTGACCCTTGACGACAAACTTTCGAGATTATTATGAATTGCTATATTTATGGAGTATATTCTATTTTTATAAAAGTTCTTTTTGTTGTCCTCATTATGCTCTGAATAAATGCTGCTATCGACTAAGTTAGACGGCATAACTCCACTTAGACCATTTTTATTTGGATACCATGCTTTGAATAAGAGTCGTAGTGAACAGGAAAGAAATACCAAAAAAATTAAACTTATAGAGGTAAATATTTTCGGAAAATGCCTATCTATAAGTTGACTAATTATAAAACCAATTAAAGAGGTGATAAAAACTATCACAATCTGCAAAAGAGTATTAGCTTTATTTGTAATAATTTCTTCGGATTTAGAAATTTCGCTATTGCACAATTCTGCCTCAACTTTAATTAATTCCAAATTTGAAATATCTAGCTTATCTAGCAATTGTGTATCTAACAGGTGCATATATCTTTTATGGTTCAAGATACAACAATTTTTAAACACTAGTGACTTTCCATAACAAGTTCTCCGGCTTATGCCGGAGAACTTGTTATGGAAAGTCAATTAGGCTAAATAATAATGAATTATGATACAAAAGAAACTTAAAAAACCGCATTGGCAGATAAATTTTAAAGATTTACCAACAATTCCTCTAGCCAAAAGATGGCTAAAAGATAATTCTGGTACTCAAGAACATATAATTACACGGAAAATGTTCGAAGGAAAGCCAATCACGGATAATGAAAAAAACATTCTTCGAGAACTTAAGTTTTTTTATGCGATGTTATATCACGAACTTGAATCGTTCGAATATCAAAAATTAACTCGTGAAGAACTGCTCGATTTTAAAAATTATATTAGTTACGCGTTTAATTATATTCCATATTTGCTAAATAAAACAGAAGTAATTCAACTATACAGAGTCAGTAAAAATCGTAATGGTGATAATATAACTAAGACAAAGTATCTCACCTATCCCCCAGAACATCTTGTACGAAAAATGGATAAGTATAATAGGGCAAACACACCTAACACCACAGTATTTTACGGGAGTGAGTCTATAGACACTGCAATTAATGAACTAAAACCAGAGGTTGGGGAAATAATTACTATTAGCATTTGGAAACCCATTCATGAAAAGTATATACTAAATGCTTTCCACGTATCACATACAGAAAAGGGATACGGGAAAAACAGCATTTCAACTTATGCATTAAATTTTTTTGAAAAATATAAGGAATCCTGGCAAACAGAATTAATCGATTTTATTGAACCATACTTTCATTTATTAGGGAGAGAATATGAAAAGAAAATTTCACATCATCTTGAATATGTAGTGAGCGCAATTTTTTCGGAACAAATACTCCAAAAACCACTAACTCCTAAACATATGGATTTACATTGCATTATATATCCTAGCGTAGGAAATGAATATTTGACTAGCAACTTAGCAATAAGAAAAGATATATTCAGAAATAATTTTGAGCTGTTTAAGGCCATAGAATTAGAAATTACAGAGACTCATTACGATAATATTAATAAGGACTTTAGCAATAAGATAAATGTTGTTAACTATAAGAACTATAAAGAGACTTCAACCTTTTCAGGCGGCAATATCATATGGTAACTAAATGAATTACTCACTTATGTTTAAAAATGTCTACCTTTGCCACTTGAAACAACTGCGGCAGCATTCAAATATTGACATTTTGAGACATTACTAAGAGACACGGAAGGGCTCTCTTAAGTCTACGATATTATAAAAATCGGTTAGAAACTGGTTCGATAATTGAGTGCTTCCCGCTACTAAAGAAACCGAAATACCCGTAAATACTGGGTTTTTCGGTTTTCTTATTTAAATACCGTGTCAGATTTGTGTCAAACCTTTGCAGCTTAAAAAAAGGATTACTACCAAAAGTTTTGGGATTTACATTTTAAGCATGCAAATTAGTAAGCCTAAAAAGGAAAGAATCTACATTTCTTACACCTCTGAACTCACTTCAGAAGCTTTGGATCTTCGTTGAAGGATTCTGCCGAAGCATTAGTGCTCCTGTTGTTAAAATTTTGGATCAATCCCAGAAATTGAGCCATTTAAATTTTATAGCTTCGGAGAAGCAAATTATCCCAATTACATATAGTTCTCTATAAAAGCATCTATAATCAATTCTACTCTACTACATACGATCCCTTTTCGCCTGTAGCGTGAAAAGGGATTTTTTGTTTTACGCAAGTTGCTTCCCAACGGGTAATGTAGGTTTTATAATTGGTAGCGTCGGCTACTACGGTTTTAGGGTGTAAGAAGTGCAGGGTGCGGTCAAAATTTATTTTAGGTGATTGCGTAAGTAAAAGGATATCCGGCCTGCTGAGGCTGTCGTATACGCCTGTACTGTCAATGATAAGTATCTTTTTATTGTGGTGCCATGCCAGGTTGGTTAATGGGAGGACATTTAATTTTGGGTTAAAGTTTCCTTTGGCGTATGCCAGTATGTTCCGGTTTTGCAGGGCAAGGCTGTCATTGCCTTTTATGATAACGCTGTCGCCATGTTTTTGCGCCAGCAATGTGTAATCGTAATTATGGAATACCACAAGCTCATTATGGTTTTTGATGGTGTAAGCTGTGCCGATGTATGCTAGCTGAAATATCAGTACCGCAACAAGTGCCGCTGCTGCCCTGCGGTAGGTTTGCTTATAAATATATAAGACTGCAAGTATAATAACAGTATAAAGGCAGAGATTGAGTAGTAATGTAAAAGGGATGTTTTTAATAACCAGGCTTTCAAAAGAAGCGATCCATTTTATAAAGCCATTCATAATGATAATGCAAAATTCCAGTAGTTTGCCAACCCATATTGCCAGTGTCGGGAAAATAAAATTCAGTATAAGTGTTATGATACCTAGTACAAGGACCGCATTAGAAAGTGGTATTACTACAATATTAGCAAGTAAAAACAGCAGGGGGAACTGATTAAAATAATACAGACTAAGTGGTAGTACGGCAAGCTGTGCTGCAAGTGATACGGCTACAAGATCTTGCGTCATGGCAATGAGGCGGTATTTGCTGCGTGGCCATTTTTTGTAAATGGGCTGTAGCCACACAATGCCCAGTACTGCCAGGTAGCTTAGCTGAAAACCGGCATCAAATAAAAAGGCGGGTTTTACCAATAACAGTACCAGTGCCGATACTGCAAGCGAGTTGTAAATGCTTACCCTGCGGCGCATAGCTTCGCCCACCATAAGGAAACTGAACATTACTACTGAGCGCACCACCGAAGCTGATAGCCCCGTAAGGAATGCGAAAAGCCACATTAATGCAAGGATAGTGACAAAGTGGACAACGATCCCTGATTTTCTGAGTCTTTTAAGCGGAGCCAAAAGCCAGTTGAGCATGGCAAACAGTAAGGTGAAATGCAGTCCTGATATGGCGAGTATATGTATTACACCGGCATTAGTATAATCAGTATTAGTTTCGGTATCCATATCCTGCCGCTGCCCAAAGAGCAGGGCGTTGATGAGGTTTTGGGTAGCAGGGGAGAAGTGCTGTATACTAAAACTACTAATGAGTGTTTTGCGAAGGTGGTTAATGTGGTAGTTAAAACCTTTATCCTTCCCGGATGCCAAATAATTATCCTTCAGTTTAATTTGATGGAAAATGTTTTGCTTTTCCATATAAGCGGCGTAATCAAACTGGTATGGGTTAAGGGCGGGGGTGATGGGTCTAAGAGTTCCGGTTACAAATATAACGTCTCCGGGGTGCAGTGGTTTATTCAGGCTGTCTTTAGGTACAGTAACAAGTAATTTTCCGGTGGCGAGTTGCTTTTCGATGCCGGTTATGTCAAGAAAATATTTTTCGCTGTAGTCGTTTGGTTTTAGCCTTTCGCTAATTACTCCGCGGAGTACCTGTGCGGCGTTATCTTCTAAGAAATGACTGTAATGCTTTGGGTTATTTGGTGCATAGTAAAGCGACTGTGCTGCCAAACCCAGTATAAAAGCCATTAGTGCAAGCGATGCCGCAAAATAAGGTTTTTGGATTATGGTTCTGCGGGAAAAGTAATAGGTTATTGCTGTAAAAATGCAGCAGACTATTAGTAAATAGGGAACAATACCATAGAGCCATAATACATGAAAGCCGGTAAAAATACCGGCTGACATAAATATTGTTAAAGGGATAATGGGGTATTTTACTACCTTCATGTTCCT contains the following coding sequences:
- a CDS encoding ComEC/Rec2 family competence protein — translated: MKVVKYPIIPLTIFMSAGIFTGFHVLWLYGIVPYLLIVCCIFTAITYYFSRRTIIQKPYFAASLALMAFILGLAAQSLYYAPNNPKHYSHFLEDNAAQVLRGVISERLKPNDYSEKYFLDITGIEKQLATGKLLVTVPKDSLNKPLHPGDVIFVTGTLRPITPALNPYQFDYAAYMEKQNIFHQIKLKDNYLASGKDKGFNYHINHLRKTLISSFSIQHFSPATQNLINALLFGQRQDMDTETNTDYTNAGVIHILAISGLHFTLLFAMLNWLLAPLKRLRKSGIVVHFVTILALMWLFAFLTGLSASVVRSVVMFSFLMVGEAMRRRVSIYNSLAVSALVLLLVKPAFLFDAGFQLSYLAVLGIVWLQPIYKKWPRSKYRLIAMTQDLVAVSLAAQLAVLPLSLYYFNQFPLLFLLANIVVIPLSNAVLVLGIITLILNFIFPTLAIWVGKLLEFCIIIMNGFIKWIASFESLVIKNIPFTLLLNLCLYTVIILAVLYIYKQTYRRAAAALVAVLIFQLAYIGTAYTIKNHNELVVFHNYDYTLLAQKHGDSVIIKGNDSLALQNRNILAYAKGNFNPKLNVLPLTNLAWHHNKKILIIDSTGVYDSLSRPDILLLTQSPKINFDRTLHFLHPKTVVADATNYKTYITRWEATCVKQKIPFHATGEKGSYVVE